From the genome of Xylocopilactobacillus apis:
CTGTCAAAAGATTTCCAGCACCACCAATAACATCTTGTATTCTTTTCATTCATTACTCCTTTTTGATAACAAAAAACGCATAAAGATAACCTTATGCGAATTAATTACTATTGGGCATCTTCAGCTTTAATCCACTGATCTCCACCTAAGTTATACCATAATACGTCTCCTGATAAAACGGTAGATTTTACTTTCCATTTTGAATTTTTACTTAAAATTCGACCTGAAAATACTGCTAAATCGCCGTAACCATTATAAAGTTTACTGCCTTCTTCAGAAGTAATTTGAGCAACAAAATTTACTGACTGAATGATAGAATTCTTATTAAAAGTGACATATTTTTGTTTGACCCATTGATCTTTTCCTAAGCTATACCATTCTTCACCATGTTCATCAAGAACACTATTTAATACTTTCCAAGAACTTCCATGAAGAAGATATCGATTGAGCGGTTTTGCTTCATCACCAAAATCATCATAAAGCATTACTCCATAACCAAGAACATAATTTATATAGCCTACTTTATTAACGGGATATAAAGTTGCTTGATACATTGGTGTATAATCATCTTTATCCTTGCTTTCATCGACAACTGTTATTTTTCTGGTAATTTTTGCTGCCTGACCAGAGTTCGGATTAGTTATTTCGTAATCAACTTGAAAAATACCAGGCTTTGAAACATCTAGAACATTATCATTCTTAATTACACCGTTAACTGAAGTGATTTTCCATTGGTCAGAAGGAATCAGTACTGAACTATCCTTATTAAGATATGACGCAACAATTCCATTTACTAAGCTATATCCCTGAGAGCTCGCAGAAATCGTTGGCCGAAGCATAAATACTGGATCAAACTGTACAGTTGGAGCTGAATCATTATTAGTATTTGGACGTAAAAAAGTTACTGGAATAGAAAACGTTAATTCTTCCCAATTTGATAAACGTACCAAAATTTGCAGATTAAATTTGTTTACAAAAGCAATACTTTTCATATCATCATCAGAAAAAACAGCTTGCACACTCTTAATGGATACATCATTATTTATACTAGATACTTTTAAATTTTTAATCATTCCAGTCGAAGATGTAATATAATCCTTTATTTTATTAATTCCATCAGCCGCATTATCAGAAATCGAAAGTAATGATCTTTCTTCCTGGCTAAGCTGCTCGACAGACAAAATTGGATGTTTAATTAAACTTGTCTGTTTATTACCATTTACATAAAAAACATCAACTTTATCTTTAGAATCTGTTGCAGCTAAATTTATATACCCATCAGATTTAGCTGCGTTGACTCGCTGGGAAGTGTTACTAAACGGAATTAAAATTAATATAACCGTTAGTCCTATTAGAATTTTTTTTATAATTTTTTTCATAACATACTCCTCATGTTGGATATTCTATCACATAGAATAAAACTAAAACTTTTGTAACCAGATTGAAACCAAATATTAGCAAGAATTTATTAAAAAAAATGGAAAAGTTATATCAGAGTTTATATAAAGCAAGGTACAATGTTAAATATGAGGAAATTAGGAAAATTTATTAAAAAATATCACTTGGTTTTAATTATTGGAACAATTATAATTTTTGCTTCAATCTTTTTTAGCCAGTTATCTTTTATCAGGTACCCATTTCAATGGTTTTTAAAAATGCTTGGGTATTTGATTATAATTCAGTTTATTTACCTTTTTGTTCTCTCTCTTTTTGGATTCAAAAAGCCAAAAAGAGACTATCAGATTATGCCAGACGAAGCTAGATTTTTAATTTTAATTGCTGCTCATAACGAAGAAGCAGTGATTGGAAATACTTTAGCTGGACTTAAAGATCTTGAATACGATCCTTCTTTATACAAAATAATCGTTGTTAATGATAATTCCACTGATCAAACTGGAAAAATTTGCGATCAGTACGGAATTGAACACGTTGACACAATTGAAAAAAAGTTTCCGCGTGAAGGTGTAGGAAAACCAGGAGGAATTCAATATGCTTTAAGAGCATTGGGATTTGAAAAACTAGTTAAAAAGTATGATCTACTATTTATTTTAGATGCTGACAATCATGTTGATAACAACATCTTAAAAGAAATTAACTCGCAGTGGTTATGGCACCATAAACCTGAAGCAATTCAATCCTACCTGGGGGTTAAAAATTGGAAAAGTATTTTAGCATCTGGTTATGCGATTAACTATTGGACAACCAATCGATTTTTCCAGCTGGCTAAATATCGCCTACACCTACCAGCATCAATTGGTGGAACTGGCTTTGCAGTTAGAGTTGATTGGTTAATTTGGAATGGTGGATTCAAATATAAATCTTTAACTGAAGACCTTGAAATGGAAATTCAAATTGTTGAAGATCGGGGAAGAGTCTTATGGAATCATTTTGCCCAGATTTATGATGAAAAGCCTGACAAATTAAAAGTTGCGATGGTTCAAAGATTTCGTTGGGCAAAAGGACATTGGTATGTCTGTTTAACAAATTTTTATAAATTATTTTATGATTTTTTAAAGAGTGGTAATTTTAGTAATATTGATCAAATTATGTATCTGTTCAGTATGGCTCAAGTCGTTCAGTATTTTGCCTTTATCCTTGCGTTTATCTATGAATTATTAACTATCATTTTAGGACATACTGGCCAAATAGCAATTTTAGGACAATTTGTTTCAATGCTGATTCCATCAACTGGTATTACCATTTTCTTTGGAATCTATCAGTTTATTGTACTTCCGTTCTACGCTACCCTTTTTGATGCTCCTGAAAAGAAGTTTTTTAAATTTATTTTTCTCGGACTTCCTTACTACAGCTGGACCTATTTAATTGATCAATTTTGGGGTCTAGTAAATTGGCGGCAGCAAGGTAAATGGGTTCGAACACCTCATGATAAAGAGGTTAAAATTACAAAGAATGCTGATCATCAGCAAGTAGTAGTTGAAGAAAATAAAAATTATCAAACTTAAAAAAGTTGATTAGCGGTTATTCGTTAATCAACTTTTATTTTTTCTTTTTTATTACATAAATTGGTCGATGCTTTGTCTCTAAGTAAATTCTTCCGATATATTTTCCGACAATTCCAATACAAAAAAGCTGAATTCCCCCAATAAAAAGAATAATTGTCACAAGAGACGCCCATCCACTAACCGGATCTCCAAAGATTAACCTTCGAACAATGACAAAAATCATCGCTATAATTGCTAAAAAGCAACTAATAATACCAACAAAAGAAGCCAATGTTAGCGGTAACTCTGAAAAATCGATGATGCCATCAAGTGAATAATTTAAAAGTTTCCAAAAAGTAAAACGAGACTTTCCCTCTTCCCGAACTACATTTTTGTAAGGCAAATATTTAGTTTTAAATCCAACCCAACTAAAAATTCCTTTTGAAAAACGGTTAGTTTCAGGCATTGATAAAATCGCATCGACAACTTGTCTTGTCATTAAACGATAATCTCTTACTCCTTCAACTATTTTAGTGTCTGAAATTCGATTAACGAATTTATAGAAAAATTTAGCAAAGAAGGATCTAACAAGAGGTTCTCCGCTTCGATCCACTCTTTTACTGCCAACCATATCATAACCTTCATCAACAATTCCTTTGAGCATTTCAGGAATCATTTCCGGTGGATCCTGCAAATCGACATCCATAACTGCAATATAATCCCCTTTTGCAGCCCTTAATCCTGCTAAAAAAGCGGCTTCCTTACCAAAATTACGTGAAAAAGAAATAAAATGAACTTGATCGGGTTCTTGAACTGCTAAACTTTCCATTTCATTTAAGGTACTATCTTTTGAACCATCATCAATAAAAATATATTCGTGAGTAAAATTTTCCCGTTTTTCTTCAAGGTTCAAAAACATCTTTTGCATTGCTTTAAAATATTCCGGTAATGCTGATTCCTCGTTAAAACAGGGAACAATAATCGAAATTAATCTTTTTCTCACTTTTTTACCTCATTGAAACTTACTCAAATAACATTTGATTCCGATATAATTCAGCATAAAATCCATTTTTCTTCAACAGATCTGAATGAGTTCCAGTTTCAATTACATCTCCATCTTTTAAAACAATAATTTTATTAGCACTGCGGATCGTCTTCAGCCGATGAGCGATCACAAAACTTGTACGCCCGGAAATTACATTATTCATTGCTTCTTGTAAATGAGCTTCAGTCACTGTATCTACATTACTCGTAGCTTCATCAAGAACCAAGAGATCTGGATTTGTCAAAATTGTCCTAGCAATTGACAATAATTGAATTTGACCCGAAGAAAAAATCGGATTTTCATTTGAAATTTGGGTATCATAGCCTTCTGGTAAGGAAATCACAAAATCATGAACGTTGGCTAATTTTGCAGCTTCGAAAATTTCTTCATCACTAGCTTCTGGTTTGCCAAATTTAATGTTATCTCTAATACTGCCAGAAAAGATAATGGCATCCTGCAGCACAATTCCCACGTTTTTCCTTAAACTTTTTAAACTATATTCTTTAATATTACGGTCATCAAATAAAATGGCTCCGGAATCTACATCATAGAAACGATTTAATAAATTCATCACCGTTGTCTTACCGGATCCGGTTGGTCCAACCAAGGCAACCATTTTACCTTTTTCCAGATCTTCGTTAATTCCATGAAGGACTTCTTTACCCGGAACATAGCTGAATCGAACATCTTGGAATTTAATTTTATTTTTTAGAGGATGATATTCTTTTGCATTTGATGAATCTCTTTCATTTTTTTGATTAAAAATTTCAAGCAGTCGTCGACCTCCCGTAAATGCCAACTGAAACATGTTATACATTGATGTAATATCCATGATTGGCTGATAATACAATTGCGAATACTCAACAAATGTCACAATTAAACCGACTCCAATTGCTGCAGAAACTTGACCGCTTGTTACCAAATATGATCCATAAAAAATAACGATTGCCGTATTTAATAACGACATCCCCTGCATTAAAGGAAATAACATACTTGAATAAATTGTTCCCTTTAATGTCAGCTTTTTAACTTTTTTATTGTGTTTTGTAAAACCAGAAATTGATTCTCCCTGAAGAGAATTAACAATATTTAATTTTTGACCGGTTACTTGTTCATTAATATACCCATTAAGATCACTTAGCGCTTCTTGTTGGCGATCTACATATTTAGAGGCCAAACTTATAACAACTGCTGCAATAATCAAAGCAATTGGCGTGGTAGCCATGGTAACCCAAGCTAACTTTACATCTTTTTTGAACATCATTAAAATGACCCCCGCCCACAAAGCGATATCATTTAAGATCTGATACATTCCTTGGCTTAGTCCATTAAAAATATTATCTAAATCCGTTGTAAAACGTGCTAAAATCTCACCATCACGATGAGTATCAAAATAATGAATAGTCATTCGCTGTAATTTAACAAAAAGTGAAGTTCTCATATTTCCATTAGTTTTGCTTGAAATATGAATCATTATAAAAGCAGCGACAAATTGTGCTAAAGCACTTGCAGCAAAGAAAAGCATCATCATTTTTAAAAAGTGGTTAAAATCTTGTCGATTAGCTAGTGCTCTTGTTGCGGGATTCATAAATTTATTTAAATATTTTGTAAGTGCAGTAATTGCATCTCCTAAATAAGCAGGTGCATGAACCTCAAAATAAATTCCAACAACAATCAGAACAACAACAATTAACAGTGGAAATAAGAAGTGCCGAAAATAACTCCAAAAAAGCTTAATACTAGATGCAATTTCTTTCACTTAACTATACCTCACCCTGCAATGCCTTTTGAGTTGCATAAATTTCTTGATAAACTTGATTAGTTTTCACCAAATCTTGATGACTGCCAATTCCTGAAACTTTTCCGTGATCTAGCACAATAATACGATCAGCATTAATAACCGACGAAATTTTCTCAGAAATAATAATTTTTGTTGTATTTTTAAGCTCTCGATTTAAGGCATCTTTAACTTTTTTTTCACTTTTGGCATCAAGAGCAGATGTCGAATCATCTAAAATTAAAACTTTTGGCTCGCCAATAACACCTCTAGCAATTGATAAGCGCTGTTTTTGACCACCAGAGAAGTTAGCCGAACGCTCTTCTACTTTTGATTCAAATTTATTTGGTAGATTATTAATAAATTCGGCTGCTTGTGAAATTTCAGCAGCTTTTTTCATTTCATCTACACTGGCATTACTTTTCCCCTGCCTCAAATTATCAGCAACAGTACCAGAAAATAAAATTGGTTTTTGTAAAACTAAAGAAACATTTTGTCTTAAGCTCGTTTCGCTAACTGCTCGTAAATCATGTCCTCCTACTTTGACTACACCTTCAGTTGGATCATATATTCGCGCAATTAATTGAGCTAAAGTTGATTTTCCAGATCCGGTGGCTCCGACAATTCCTATCATTTCACGAGGCTTGATGTCAAAACTAATATTTTTTAAAATTGGATTCAAATCACCTGGATAAGTAAAAGAAACTTGATCAAATTCAATCGAGCCATCAAACTCTTGCGGCTCATCATTTTGATAAACTAAATCAGACTGAGTTTTAAAAACCTCATCAATTCTTCTGATTGAAACTAATCCGCGGCTGGCAAAAGTGATAGTGAATCCAGCCATTACGATGGCAAACATGATTTGAAACAAATAATTTACAAAACTTGCAATTCTTGCAACTAGGGTTGAATCTTTTGTAACCATAAAACCGACTAAAAAGATTGACCCAGTAATTGCTAAATTAGCAAATAAGAAAAATAACGGTATTAAAAAGGAAAAAAGGTTTCCAGTTTTAATATTTACGTCTGTTAATTGGTCAGAAGTTTCTTCAAACTTATTAATTTGCTGATCTTCTTGGACAAAAGACTTAATTACTCTAATGCCCATTAATGATTCTCTTGCAATACCATTAACCTTATCAACCAATTGTTGAGTTATATTAAAAAACTTTTCCATTCTGAAAAAAGCATACGCAGAAACAATGACAATCATTGATACAACAACCGCAATAATCCACCAAAATTGAGGAATTGTAATAATTGCAAATACTAAAGCGCCAAAAAACATAATTGGTGCACGAAAAATTGTCTGCAAAAACATCATTATTAGATTTTGAACTTGAGTAACATCATTAGTCATTCTCACTACCAAATTTCCGGGAGTGAACTTTTCAATATTACTAAATGAGAAATTCTGAATTTTTCGATACTGTTTATCGCGTAAATCGTAAGCAACATTTTGTGCTACGCGAGCAGCAAAAATAGTGTTAACAACTCCTGCAGTTAACCCTAGAACTGCTAAAAAAATCAAAAAAATTCCTAACTGTTTTAATTGATTATGATTATTATTTAAAATTGCACTAAAAACATCTTTCATCAAGGTTGGTTGAAACAATGTTGAGAAAGTTGCAATCACAATCATAATTATTGCAATAGTAATATCCAACCAATATTTTTTTAAAATCAAGCTCAAGGATTTCAAGATAAAT
Proteins encoded in this window:
- a CDS encoding glycosyltransferase family 2 protein is translated as MPDEARFLILIAAHNEEAVIGNTLAGLKDLEYDPSLYKIIVVNDNSTDQTGKICDQYGIEHVDTIEKKFPREGVGKPGGIQYALRALGFEKLVKKYDLLFILDADNHVDNNILKEINSQWLWHHKPEAIQSYLGVKNWKSILASGYAINYWTTNRFFQLAKYRLHLPASIGGTGFAVRVDWLIWNGGFKYKSLTEDLEMEIQIVEDRGRVLWNHFAQIYDEKPDKLKVAMVQRFRWAKGHWYVCLTNFYKLFYDFLKSGNFSNIDQIMYLFSMAQVVQYFAFILAFIYELLTIILGHTGQIAILGQFVSMLIPSTGITIFFGIYQFIVLPFYATLFDAPEKKFFKFIFLGLPYYSWTYLIDQFWGLVNWRQQGKWVRTPHDKEVKITKNADHQQVVVEENKNYQT
- a CDS encoding glycosyltransferase family 2 protein codes for the protein MRKRLISIIVPCFNEESALPEYFKAMQKMFLNLEEKRENFTHEYIFIDDGSKDSTLNEMESLAVQEPDQVHFISFSRNFGKEAAFLAGLRAAKGDYIAVMDVDLQDPPEMIPEMLKGIVDEGYDMVGSKRVDRSGEPLVRSFFAKFFYKFVNRISDTKIVEGVRDYRLMTRQVVDAILSMPETNRFSKGIFSWVGFKTKYLPYKNVVREEGKSRFTFWKLLNYSLDGIIDFSELPLTLASFVGIISCFLAIIAMIFVIVRRLIFGDPVSGWASLVTIILFIGGIQLFCIGIVGKYIGRIYLETKHRPIYVIKKKK
- a CDS encoding ABC transporter ATP-binding protein, which codes for MKEIASSIKLFWSYFRHFLFPLLIVVVLIVVGIYFEVHAPAYLGDAITALTKYLNKFMNPATRALANRQDFNHFLKMMMLFFAASALAQFVAAFIMIHISSKTNGNMRTSLFVKLQRMTIHYFDTHRDGEILARFTTDLDNIFNGLSQGMYQILNDIALWAGVILMMFKKDVKLAWVTMATTPIALIIAAVVISLASKYVDRQQEALSDLNGYINEQVTGQKLNIVNSLQGESISGFTKHNKKVKKLTLKGTIYSSMLFPLMQGMSLLNTAIVIFYGSYLVTSGQVSAAIGVGLIVTFVEYSQLYYQPIMDITSMYNMFQLAFTGGRRLLEIFNQKNERDSSNAKEYHPLKNKIKFQDVRFSYVPGKEVLHGINEDLEKGKMVALVGPTGSGKTTVMNLLNRFYDVDSGAILFDDRNIKEYSLKSLRKNVGIVLQDAIIFSGSIRDNIKFGKPEASDEEIFEAAKLANVHDFVISLPEGYDTQISNENPIFSSGQIQLLSIARTILTNPDLLVLDEATSNVDTVTEAHLQEAMNNVISGRTSFVIAHRLKTIRSANKIIVLKDGDVIETGTHSDLLKKNGFYAELYRNQMLFE
- a CDS encoding ABC transporter ATP-binding protein, with the translated sequence MSLILKKYWLDITIAIIMIVIATFSTLFQPTLMKDVFSAILNNNHNQLKQLGIFLIFLAVLGLTAGVVNTIFAARVAQNVAYDLRDKQYRKIQNFSFSNIEKFTPGNLVVRMTNDVTQVQNLIMMFLQTIFRAPIMFFGALVFAIITIPQFWWIIAVVVSMIVIVSAYAFFRMEKFFNITQQLVDKVNGIARESLMGIRVIKSFVQEDQQINKFEETSDQLTDVNIKTGNLFSFLIPLFFLFANLAITGSIFLVGFMVTKDSTLVARIASFVNYLFQIMFAIVMAGFTITFASRGLVSIRRIDEVFKTQSDLVYQNDEPQEFDGSIEFDQVSFTYPGDLNPILKNISFDIKPREMIGIVGATGSGKSTLAQLIARIYDPTEGVVKVGGHDLRAVSETSLRQNVSLVLQKPILFSGTVADNLRQGKSNASVDEMKKAAEISQAAEFINNLPNKFESKVEERSANFSGGQKQRLSIARGVIGEPKVLILDDSTSALDAKSEKKVKDALNRELKNTTKIIISEKISSVINADRIIVLDHGKVSGIGSHQDLVKTNQVYQEIYATQKALQGEV